The Streptomyces sp. WZ-12 genome segment GGCCGAGGCGGCGCAGGGCGACGGGGACGCCGTTCCGGCGGCGGCCGGCGCGGGGCGCCCGGAGATCCACGCCAAGGGTCTGGAGGCGCCGCAGCGTCCGGACCGGCTGCACTTCACCGCGCCGAAGGTCGACGGCGACGGCAGTGTCATCGAGGGCGACTTCGTCAGCGACCTGGAGTCCGACGGGCGGGCGCGCTCGGAGTCCGACGGGCTGACCCGCGCCGAGCGGCGCAAGGCGCAGAAGGGCGGCGGGCGGCGCCGCAAGAAGTAGCCGACCACCGAGCACCGCGCGAAGGGCGCCTGGCCATCCGGCCGGGCGCCCTTCGCGCCGTCCCGGGGCGGGCGCCGTGGGGCGTGCCCGTCAGGGGAGGGGCCCGAGGTCGAGGGCGGCGCAGCGCCAGCGGGTGTCGGCGCCCCGTTCGAGGCGGAACGCCAGGGCGCGCAGTCGGGCGCCGGTGGTGATCCGGGCGAACGCCTCGATGATGCCTTCGCGGGGGCGACACAGGCCGCAGGCGTGCAGGGCCGGGACGGGGGCGCGCAGGCCCGGGGCGACGTAGGGGCGCAGTGGGGACAGCGGGGCGAGTTCGGCGAGCCGGTCGTAGGCGTCGGGGAGGGTGTGGCCGAGGAGGGCGTGGACGGGGCGCTGGTCGCTGAGGGTGAGCAGGAGTTGGTGGGCGAACCAGAAGTGCGGCCGGTTCTCGTGGGCGCGGCGTTGGGCGCCGGGGGTGGGGAGCGTGGGGGCGGTGGTATCGGGGCGGCGCTGTGTGGTGTTGCGGGCGAGGTAGGGGGTGCGGGTGGGGCCGCGGTTGCCGGCTGAGCCGGGGCCGCGGCCCGCGGGGCCGTTGGGGCGGCGGGTGCCGCGGCGGGCCGGAGGGGCGGTGCGCCGCGGCGCGGCGGGCGGCGGCACGGGGTGGGCGGCGGCCGGGGCGTCGGGGGTGCGGTCGGTGGGGGAGCGGCGGGGCCGGGGGACGGTC includes the following:
- a CDS encoding Rv3235 family protein, producing MTDPTSQNTAPTGATAPTARTPEAPAPTVPRPRRSPTDRTPDAPAAAHPVPPPAAPRRTAPPARRGTRRPNGPAGRGPGSAGNRGPTRTPYLARNTTQRRPDTTAPTLPTPGAQRRAHENRPHFWFAHQLLLTLSDQRPVHALLGHTLPDAYDRLAELAPLSPLRPYVAPGLRAPVPALHACGLCRPREGIIEAFARITTGARLRALAFRLERGADTRWRCAALDLGPLP